The Desulfuromonas versatilis genome has a segment encoding these proteins:
- the carB gene encoding carbamoyl-phosphate synthase large subunit — MPKRTDIKKILIIGAGPIVIGQACEFDYSGTQACKALKEEGYEVVLLNSNPATIMTDPDFADRTYVEPVTPDVLARIIEKERPDALLPTLGGQTALNTAVAVAKNGTLEKFGVELIGAKLPAIEKAEDRTLFKRAMEKIGVPVPRSGLAHSFQEAMEIIDHVGYPAIIRPSFTLGGTGGGIAYNREEYEQLAASGIDASPTNEILVEESVIGWKEYELEVMRDLADNVVIICSIENFDAMGVHTGDSITVAPAQTLTDKEYQILRDASLKIIREIGVETGGSNIQFGVNPRDGRLVVIEMNPRVSRSSALASKATGFPIAKIAAKLSVGYTLDEIPNDITRETFASFEPTIDYVVTKFPRFTFEKFPQADATLTTQMKSVGEAMAIGRTFKESLQKALRSLEIGSHGFESRMFASPEEYRRALSQAELDKLRAKLRIPNWERMWYLADAMRAGFSNDEIYELTWIDPWFLHNIRQIIDMEARLIKAPELQDKSGSEFRELLLEAKQYGFADKRLAVLWGVTETDVRQFRHERKVRPVYKRVDTCGAEFEAHTPYLYSTYETECEAEPTDRKKIMILGGGPNRIGQGIEFDYCCVHGVFALAEDGFETIMVNCNPETVSTDYDTSDRLYFEPLTFEDVLEIVAVEKPVGVIVQFGGQTPLKLAVALEKAGVPIIGTSPDAIDRAEDRERFQALLHKLGLKQPDNGLARSFEEAEKVAGRIGYPVVVRPSYVLGGRAMEIVYGVDQLRNYMQFAVEASPEHPILVDKFLEEAIEVDVDALSDGTDVVIGGIMQHIEEAGIHSGDSACALPPFSLDPAIIDDIRRQTVALALELKVIGLMNIQYAVKGSTVYLLEVNPRASRTVPFVSKATGRPLAKIAARVMAGKTLAELGVSGEIIPKHISVKESVFPFVKFPGVDTLLGPEMKSTGEVMGIDMEFGKAFAKAQLGANVKLPKGGRVFVSVKDSDKKYILEPCRKLIDSGFEIVATRGTAAYLEEKGLPATPINKVKEGRPHCVDAIKSHEITMVFNTTFGAQSVADSYSIRRTALVYNVAYFTTVAGMKAAADGIVAMNRESLDVKPLQEYY, encoded by the coding sequence ATGCCAAAACGCACAGACATTAAAAAGATCCTGATCATCGGCGCCGGCCCCATCGTCATCGGCCAGGCCTGCGAATTCGACTACTCCGGCACCCAGGCCTGCAAGGCGCTGAAGGAGGAGGGGTACGAGGTCGTCCTGCTCAACTCCAATCCGGCCACCATCATGACCGACCCGGATTTCGCCGACCGCACCTACGTCGAGCCGGTCACCCCGGACGTGTTGGCGCGGATCATCGAAAAGGAGCGCCCCGACGCGCTGCTGCCGACCCTGGGCGGGCAGACCGCCCTCAACACCGCGGTGGCCGTGGCCAAGAACGGCACCCTGGAGAAGTTCGGGGTCGAGCTGATCGGCGCCAAACTGCCCGCCATCGAGAAGGCCGAGGACCGCACCCTTTTCAAGCGGGCCATGGAGAAGATCGGTGTCCCGGTCCCCCGCTCGGGGCTGGCCCACTCCTTCCAGGAGGCGATGGAAATCATCGACCACGTCGGCTACCCGGCCATCATCCGCCCCTCCTTCACTCTGGGCGGCACCGGCGGTGGCATCGCCTACAACCGCGAGGAATACGAGCAACTCGCCGCTTCCGGCATCGACGCCTCTCCGACCAATGAGATCCTGGTCGAGGAGTCGGTAATCGGCTGGAAGGAGTATGAGCTCGAGGTCATGCGTGACCTCGCCGACAACGTGGTAATCATCTGCTCCATCGAAAACTTCGATGCCATGGGTGTGCACACCGGCGACTCCATCACCGTGGCGCCGGCCCAGACCCTGACCGACAAGGAGTACCAGATCCTGCGCGACGCCTCGCTGAAGATCATCCGCGAGATCGGCGTCGAAACCGGCGGGTCCAATATCCAGTTCGGCGTCAACCCCCGCGACGGGCGCCTGGTGGTCATCGAGATGAACCCGAGAGTTTCGCGCTCTTCGGCGCTTGCCTCCAAGGCCACCGGCTTCCCCATCGCCAAGATCGCCGCCAAGCTCTCGGTCGGTTACACCCTGGACGAAATCCCCAACGACATCACCCGGGAAACCTTCGCCTCCTTCGAGCCGACCATCGACTACGTGGTGACCAAGTTCCCCCGCTTCACCTTTGAGAAGTTCCCCCAGGCCGACGCCACCCTGACCACGCAGATGAAGTCGGTCGGCGAGGCTATGGCCATCGGCCGGACCTTCAAGGAGAGCCTGCAGAAGGCGCTGCGTTCCCTGGAGATCGGCTCGCACGGTTTCGAGAGCCGCATGTTCGCCTCCCCCGAGGAATATCGCAGGGCGCTCAGCCAGGCCGAGCTCGACAAGCTGCGGGCCAAACTGCGGATCCCCAACTGGGAGCGGATGTGGTACCTGGCCGACGCCATGCGCGCCGGCTTCAGCAACGACGAGATCTACGAGCTGACCTGGATCGATCCCTGGTTCCTGCACAATATCCGCCAGATCATCGACATGGAGGCCCGCCTGATCAAGGCCCCCGAATTGCAGGACAAGTCGGGCTCCGAGTTCCGCGAACTGTTGCTCGAGGCTAAACAGTACGGCTTTGCCGACAAACGCCTGGCGGTGCTCTGGGGCGTCACCGAAACCGACGTGCGCCAGTTCCGTCATGAGCGCAAGGTTCGCCCGGTCTACAAGCGGGTCGACACCTGCGGGGCGGAGTTCGAGGCGCACACCCCGTACCTGTACTCCACCTACGAAACCGAATGCGAGGCCGAGCCGACCGACCGGAAGAAGATCATGATCCTCGGCGGCGGCCCCAACCGCATCGGCCAGGGGATCGAGTTCGACTACTGCTGCGTGCACGGGGTTTTCGCCCTGGCCGAGGACGGCTTCGAGACCATCATGGTCAACTGCAACCCGGAGACCGTCTCCACAGACTACGACACCTCGGACCGGCTCTACTTCGAGCCGCTGACCTTCGAGGATGTGCTGGAGATCGTCGCCGTCGAAAAACCGGTCGGGGTCATCGTGCAGTTCGGCGGCCAGACCCCGCTTAAGCTGGCCGTGGCCCTGGAGAAGGCCGGCGTGCCGATCATCGGCACCTCGCCCGACGCCATCGACCGTGCCGAGGACCGCGAACGCTTCCAGGCCCTGTTGCACAAACTCGGCCTGAAGCAGCCCGACAACGGCCTGGCCCGCTCCTTCGAGGAGGCGGAAAAGGTCGCCGGCCGCATCGGCTACCCGGTGGTGGTGCGCCCCTCCTACGTGCTTGGCGGACGAGCCATGGAGATCGTCTATGGGGTCGACCAGCTGCGCAACTACATGCAGTTCGCCGTGGAGGCATCTCCCGAACACCCGATTCTGGTCGACAAGTTTCTCGAAGAAGCGATCGAAGTCGACGTGGACGCCCTGTCCGACGGCACCGACGTGGTGATCGGCGGCATCATGCAGCACATCGAGGAGGCCGGCATCCACTCGGGCGACTCGGCCTGCGCCTTGCCGCCGTTCTCTCTCGACCCGGCCATCATCGATGACATCCGCCGGCAGACCGTCGCCCTGGCCCTGGAGCTCAAGGTCATCGGCCTGATGAACATCCAGTACGCGGTGAAAGGCAGCACCGTCTACCTGCTGGAGGTCAACCCCCGCGCCAGCCGCACGGTCCCCTTCGTATCCAAAGCCACCGGCCGCCCCCTGGCCAAGATCGCCGCCCGGGTCATGGCCGGCAAGACCCTGGCCGAACTCGGCGTATCCGGAGAGATCATTCCCAAGCACATCTCGGTCAAGGAATCGGTCTTCCCCTTCGTCAAATTCCCCGGGGTCGACACCCTGCTCGGTCCCGAGATGAAATCGACCGGCGAGGTCATGGGCATCGACATGGAATTCGGCAAGGCCTTCGCCAAGGCCCAGCTCGGCGCCAACGTCAAGCTGCCCAAGGGGGGCCGGGTTTTCGTCAGCGTCAAGGATTCGGACAAGAAGTATATCCTCGAGCCCTGCCGGAAACTCATCGATTCGGGTTTCGAAATCGTCGCCACCCGCGGCACCGCTGCCTACCTGGAGGAGAAGGGGCTGCCCGCCACCCCCATCAACAAGGTCAAGGAAGGGCGGCCCCATTGCGTCGACGCCATCAAGAGCCATGAAATCACCATGGTATTCAATACCACCTTCGGGGCCCAATCGGTGGCGGACTCCTACTCGATCCGGCGTACCGCCCTGGTCTACAACGTGGCCTACTTCACCACCGTGGCCGGCATGAAGGCCGCCGCCGACGGAATTGTGGCCATGAATCGAGAAAGTCTTGACGTGAAGCCACTGCAAGAGTACTATTAG
- the greA gene encoding transcription elongation factor GreA — MSQQSIPMTREGYQRLQEELKKLIRVDRPKVVQDIAEARGHGDLSENAEYDAAKERQAFIEGRIKELNDKIARAQVINPAELNTDKVVFGAKVTVFDTDSGNESTYQIVGEDEADLKEGKISVTSPVGKALIGHRLDDEVRIQVPSGLRIYEIIDIKYE; from the coding sequence ATGTCCCAGCAGTCGATTCCCATGACTCGCGAAGGCTACCAGCGCCTTCAGGAAGAACTGAAAAAGCTTATCCGCGTCGACCGTCCCAAGGTCGTGCAGGATATCGCCGAGGCCCGCGGTCATGGCGACCTCTCGGAAAACGCCGAATACGATGCGGCCAAGGAACGTCAGGCCTTCATCGAGGGACGCATCAAGGAACTCAATGACAAAATCGCCCGGGCGCAGGTCATCAATCCCGCCGAACTCAACACCGACAAGGTGGTCTTCGGCGCCAAGGTGACCGTGTTCGATACCGATTCGGGCAACGAGTCGACCTACCAGATCGTCGGCGAGGACGAGGCCGACCTCAAGGAAGGGAAAATTTCCGTGACCTCGCCGGTGGGCAAGGCGCTCATCGGCCACCGGCTCGACGACGAGGTCCGCATCCAGGTCCCCTCGGGGCTGCGTATCTACGAAATCATCGACATCAAATACGAGTAA
- a CDS encoding DUF1858 domain-containing protein: MSQKVNKDMTFHQVLQMSPEVAKVLGKFNLGCIGCMGAMNETLEQGAQAHGLDVNDILRELNAIFE, encoded by the coding sequence ATGAGCCAGAAAGTCAACAAGGACATGACCTTCCACCAGGTTCTGCAGATGAGCCCCGAGGTGGCGAAGGTTCTCGGCAAGTTCAACCTCGGCTGCATCGGCTGCATGGGGGCCATGAACGAGACCCTCGAGCAGGGCGCCCAGGCCCACGGCCTGGATGTCAACGACATCCTCCGGGAACTCAACGCCATTTTTGAATAA
- the recG gene encoding ATP-dependent DNA helicase RecG, with product MPLSPSYQRSRQLLATPLSQVRGVGPRVLEKLAKIGLATVEDALYTLPFRYEDRREIRKIAQLRPGEQEVFFGEIIASGESQTARSRKRLYEAVVSDGTGSIALKWFHYRKDWMKKRFAVGARAFFVGEVKRFGAIREVHHPEAEFVEGEASMDQLVAADPLSFGRILPVYPLTEGLHQKAARKIFKDVVERFAPTAISPIPAAILQRRCLMPLAQAFQQAHWPDNQAHLQDLAAGRDPARRALVFDEFFFLELGLALKRRGVVLEEGIPFEVAHRYTKPLAKLLPYTLTDAQRRVLGEIKRDLMAPHPMHRLVQGDVGSGKTIVALMAALVAIENHTQVAVVAPTEILAEQHYLQFHHWLGQLGLKAALLSGGTGAKEKRAILEEIREGRVDLVVGTHAVLQEGVEFKRLGLGIIDEQHRFGVRQRGVLRKKGSNPHILVMTATPIPRTLSLTLYGDLALSIIDELPPGRSPIKTRAFPDPNRSRAYEVIRHELEAGRQAYIVYPLVEESEKTDLLAASEGAEYLQQKVFPGHRVGLLHGRMKPNEKEAIMADFKARGIDILVSTTVIEVGIDVPNATVMMVEHAERFGLAQLHQLRGRVGRGSHQGYCLLIRSQRCSEEGMRRIQVMCETTDGFKIAEADLEIRGPGEFLGTRQAGVPDFRVADLLRDGRVLEEAREEAFLLAEDPDFLSGEQYAELRSALMERWGSRLELASIG from the coding sequence ATGCCCCTTTCACCTTCCTACCAGCGCAGCCGCCAGTTGCTGGCCACCCCTCTGTCCCAGGTCCGGGGCGTCGGCCCGCGCGTCCTCGAAAAACTCGCCAAGATCGGCCTCGCCACCGTCGAGGATGCTCTTTACACCCTGCCGTTCCGTTACGAAGATCGCCGCGAAATCCGCAAAATCGCCCAGTTGCGCCCGGGGGAGCAGGAGGTGTTTTTTGGCGAAATCATCGCCTCGGGAGAATCGCAGACCGCCCGCTCGCGCAAAAGGCTCTACGAGGCGGTGGTCAGCGACGGTACCGGTTCGATCGCCCTCAAATGGTTTCACTACCGCAAGGACTGGATGAAAAAACGCTTCGCCGTCGGGGCCAGGGCCTTCTTCGTCGGCGAAGTCAAGCGCTTCGGCGCCATCCGCGAAGTTCACCACCCTGAAGCCGAATTCGTCGAGGGCGAGGCGTCCATGGATCAACTGGTCGCGGCCGACCCGCTGAGCTTCGGCCGGATTCTGCCCGTCTATCCGCTCACCGAAGGGTTGCACCAGAAAGCCGCCCGCAAGATTTTCAAGGATGTGGTCGAGCGTTTCGCACCGACCGCGATCAGCCCCATCCCCGCAGCGATCCTGCAACGGCGGTGCCTGATGCCCCTGGCCCAGGCCTTTCAGCAGGCCCACTGGCCCGATAACCAGGCGCACCTCCAGGACCTGGCGGCGGGTCGCGATCCCGCCCGCCGGGCCCTGGTCTTCGATGAGTTTTTCTTTCTGGAGCTCGGCCTGGCCCTCAAGCGCCGCGGCGTGGTTCTCGAGGAGGGGATCCCCTTCGAGGTTGCGCACCGCTACACCAAGCCCCTGGCCAAACTGCTCCCCTACACCCTGACCGACGCCCAACGTCGGGTGCTCGGCGAAATCAAGCGCGACCTGATGGCCCCTCATCCCATGCACCGCCTGGTGCAGGGAGACGTGGGGAGCGGCAAAACCATCGTCGCGCTGATGGCGGCCCTGGTGGCTATCGAAAACCATACTCAGGTGGCCGTCGTCGCCCCCACCGAAATCCTCGCCGAGCAGCATTACCTGCAGTTTCATCACTGGCTCGGGCAGCTGGGGCTCAAGGCCGCCCTGCTCTCCGGTGGCACGGGCGCAAAGGAGAAGCGAGCCATTCTCGAGGAGATCCGCGAGGGGAGGGTGGACCTGGTGGTCGGCACCCATGCTGTGCTCCAGGAAGGGGTGGAGTTCAAGCGGCTTGGGCTGGGCATCATCGACGAGCAGCACCGCTTCGGCGTGCGGCAGCGGGGCGTGCTGCGCAAAAAGGGGAGCAACCCCCATATCCTGGTCATGACCGCCACGCCGATCCCCCGCACCCTGTCCCTGACCCTTTATGGGGACCTCGCGCTGTCCATCATCGACGAACTGCCCCCCGGCCGTTCACCCATAAAAACCCGTGCCTTCCCTGATCCGAACCGCAGCCGGGCCTATGAGGTCATCCGCCACGAACTCGAGGCGGGCAGACAGGCCTACATCGTCTACCCGCTGGTGGAAGAGTCGGAAAAGACCGACCTGCTGGCCGCCTCCGAGGGGGCTGAATATCTTCAGCAGAAGGTTTTCCCCGGACATCGGGTCGGCCTGCTCCACGGGCGCATGAAGCCTAACGAGAAAGAGGCGATCATGGCCGACTTCAAGGCCCGGGGCATAGATATCCTGGTATCCACCACGGTGATCGAGGTCGGCATCGACGTGCCCAACGCCACCGTCATGATGGTGGAGCACGCCGAGCGTTTCGGCCTGGCCCAGCTGCACCAGCTGCGGGGCAGGGTGGGGCGGGGCAGCCACCAGGGGTACTGCCTGCTGATCCGTTCCCAGCGCTGCAGCGAGGAGGGGATGCGGCGGATCCAGGTCATGTGCGAGACCACCGACGGTTTCAAGATTGCCGAGGCCGATCTGGAAATCCGCGGTCCCGGCGAGTTCCTCGGTACCCGCCAGGCCGGCGTTCCCGATTTTCGCGTCGCCGACCTGCTGCGGGACGGGCGGGTCCTCGAAGAAGCGCGGGAGGAGGCTTTTCTGCTCGCGGAGGACCCGGATTTTCTTTCCGGCGAGCAGTATGCCGAGCTGCGCAGCGCCCTGATGGAGCGCTGGGGAAGCCGCCTTGAGCTGGCCAGCATCGGATAA
- a CDS encoding DEAD/DEAH box helicase: MSFAELQLAPSILKAVAECGYTEPTPIQAKAIPEALLGRDLLASAQTGTGKTAAFMLPVLQRLSELKKGPKGAPRVLVLTPTRELAAQVTDATRNYGKHLRLRSTVILGGTPYGPQFRDLGRPIDLVVGTPGRLVDHLNRGSLDLSRLEVLILDEADRMLDMGFAEDMEKVTSAAPAMRQTMLFTATLDKTVAELAGRLLNEPVRIDIAGKQVTHENIAQRLHVTDGLEHKKQLLQHLASDSSLTRAIIFSATKRDADTLARDLSAQGHRAAALHGDMNQGARNRTLRDLRQGRVRLLVATDVAARGLDVSGISHVINFDLPMAAEDYVHRIGRTGRAGATGTAISFASGDDVVRLERIEKYIGQRLPQEVIPGLEPTRPLYKPRQGRPGKGRNFGDRKREGGYKKGFKGKGPEKRERKGPVVEYRSRKPGRSAAAAR, translated from the coding sequence ATGTCTTTTGCAGAACTGCAACTTGCGCCCTCGATCCTGAAGGCAGTCGCCGAGTGCGGCTACACCGAACCGACCCCGATCCAGGCCAAAGCTATTCCCGAGGCACTCCTCGGCCGCGATCTGCTGGCTTCCGCCCAGACCGGCACCGGCAAGACCGCGGCCTTCATGCTGCCGGTCCTGCAACGGCTCTCCGAGCTCAAGAAGGGACCCAAGGGTGCCCCCCGGGTCCTGGTGCTCACCCCGACCCGCGAACTGGCCGCCCAAGTTACCGACGCCACCCGCAATTACGGAAAACACCTGCGCCTGCGCAGCACCGTCATCCTCGGTGGCACCCCTTACGGCCCCCAGTTCCGCGATCTGGGGCGCCCCATCGACCTGGTGGTCGGCACCCCGGGACGCCTTGTTGATCACCTCAATCGGGGCAGCCTCGATCTTTCCCGGCTCGAGGTATTGATCCTCGACGAGGCCGACCGCATGCTCGATATGGGTTTTGCCGAGGACATGGAAAAGGTCACCTCTGCCGCTCCCGCCATGCGCCAGACCATGCTGTTCACTGCCACGCTGGATAAGACCGTGGCGGAACTGGCCGGGCGCCTGCTCAACGAACCGGTGCGCATCGACATCGCCGGCAAGCAGGTCACCCATGAGAACATCGCCCAGCGCCTTCACGTGACCGACGGACTCGAGCACAAAAAACAGCTTCTGCAGCACCTGGCCTCCGATAGTTCCCTGACCCGGGCCATCATCTTCTCGGCCACCAAGCGCGACGCCGACACCCTGGCCCGCGACCTCTCCGCCCAGGGGCACCGGGCTGCCGCCCTGCATGGCGATATGAACCAGGGGGCCCGCAACCGCACCCTCCGCGACCTGCGCCAAGGCAGGGTGCGCCTGCTGGTAGCCACCGACGTGGCCGCCCGCGGCCTCGATGTCAGCGGCATCAGCCACGTCATCAACTTCGACCTGCCGATGGCCGCAGAGGATTACGTCCACCGGATCGGCCGCACCGGCCGCGCCGGGGCCACCGGAACGGCCATCTCCTTCGCCAGCGGCGATGACGTGGTGCGCCTCGAACGGATCGAGAAGTATATTGGCCAGCGCCTGCCCCAGGAGGTCATCCCCGGTCTAGAACCGACCCGCCCACTGTACAAGCCCCGCCAGGGTCGCCCCGGCAAGGGCCGCAACTTCGGTGACAGGAAGCGCGAAGGCGGCTACAAAAAAGGGTTCAAGGGCAAGGGCCCCGAAAAAAGGGAGCGCAAGGGGCCGGTGGTCGAGTATCGCAGCCGCAAGCCCGGGCGCAGCGCAGCTGCCGCCAGGTAG
- a CDS encoding paraquat-inducible protein A, which produces MPSCQTQDEKNRPESSGPRLLPGKGKRKLKIPYGIVIIIAFPSQDVRYNKPYPTAAKLVGGGKTSRITASPLGGTNESNMPELIACQDCDLLQRVPAIPQGTRAKCSRCGSVLFRHKRNSIERTLAWSLAGLVLYVMANSFPFLAMKRGGLIRETTLTTGVLEFYAQGNWLLATVVTLTCLVFPLIQILGLLYVLGPLFINYRVKYPAQVFRLVHHIEEWGMLEVFMLGILVSVVKLAKMASIIPGLSLYSFGILVFVLAAAGNCLDSHVVWKKLEQTP; this is translated from the coding sequence GTGCCCTCCTGCCAAACCCAGGATGAGAAGAACAGGCCGGAATCATCGGGGCCGCGCTTGCTGCCGGGGAAGGGAAAGAGGAAGCTTAAAATTCCTTATGGCATTGTTATTATTATTGCTTTTCCCAGTCAGGATGTTCGATATAATAAGCCGTATCCTACGGCTGCCAAGCTGGTTGGAGGCGGGAAAACCTCAAGAATTACTGCCAGCCCTTTGGGCGGGACGAATGAATCAAACATGCCCGAACTGATTGCCTGCCAGGATTGCGACCTTCTGCAGCGTGTGCCGGCCATTCCCCAAGGTACCCGTGCCAAATGTTCCCGCTGCGGGTCGGTGCTCTTTCGCCATAAGCGCAACAGCATCGAACGTACCCTGGCCTGGTCCCTGGCCGGGCTGGTGCTTTATGTCATGGCCAACTCGTTTCCATTTCTGGCCATGAAAAGGGGAGGGCTGATCCGCGAAACCACCCTGACCACCGGGGTCCTCGAATTTTACGCTCAGGGCAACTGGCTTCTGGCCACTGTTGTTACGCTGACCTGCCTGGTTTTTCCGCTGATACAGATTCTCGGACTGCTGTATGTTCTGGGCCCCCTGTTCATTAACTATCGTGTCAAATACCCGGCCCAAGTATTCCGCCTGGTACACCATATAGAAGAATGGGGGATGCTTGAGGTATTTATGCTCGGCATTCTGGTTTCGGTGGTAAAACTGGCCAAAATGGCCAGCATCATTCCCGGCCTATCTTTATATTCCTTCGGCATCCTGGTTTTCGTGTTGGCCGCGGCCGGCAATTGCCTGGACTCCCATGTTGTCTGGAAAAAACTGGAGCAAACCCCATGA
- a CDS encoding paraquat-inducible protein A has translation MTLNRVSAKTAGLVSCHSCCLVSVSKPAGVGVCPRCGSGLHRRKPNSLARTWALVLAALVFYLPANLLPMTYTTSLGRTQADTIMSGVIYFVQTGSWPIALVIFVASVFVPLIKLLILTLLLISVHLKSRWRPRDRTRLYRFTQMVGRWSMVDIYVVTILVALVKLGALANIDAGPAAVYFAAVVIITIFAAESFDPRLIWDAMEGQHARKP, from the coding sequence ATGACCCTCAACAGGGTTAGCGCAAAAACAGCAGGCTTGGTCAGCTGTCACAGCTGTTGCCTGGTCAGTGTGTCCAAACCAGCAGGGGTAGGGGTCTGTCCCCGCTGCGGCAGCGGTCTCCACCGTCGAAAGCCCAACAGCCTGGCCCGGACCTGGGCCCTGGTGCTGGCCGCCTTGGTTTTTTATCTGCCGGCCAACCTGCTGCCCATGACATATACCACGTCCCTCGGTCGAACCCAGGCAGACACCATCATGAGCGGGGTGATTTACTTCGTTCAAACGGGCAGTTGGCCCATTGCTCTGGTTATTTTCGTAGCCAGCGTGTTCGTGCCGCTCATCAAGCTGCTCATTCTCACCCTGCTGCTTATTTCGGTCCACCTGAAATCCCGCTGGAGACCCCGCGACCGGACCCGCCTCTATCGATTCACGCAAATGGTCGGCCGGTGGTCCATGGTCGATATATACGTGGTCACCATCCTTGTCGCCCTGGTCAAGCTTGGCGCTTTGGCCAACATCGACGCCGGACCGGCCGCCGTTTATTTTGCCGCGGTGGTGATCATCACTATTTTCGCCGCTGAAAGTTTTGATCCCAGGTTGATCTGGGATGCTATGGAGGGACAGCATGCCAGAAAACCATGA
- a CDS encoding PqiB family protein, translated as MPENHDLTPVEERLPEAEVERRKGISLIWIVPLVALAIGGWLAYKALSEKGPTIFITFNSAEGLEAGKTKIRYKDVEVGQVEEIRLSQDLTHVVVTASMVKEAEDYLTENAHFWVVRARVAAGEVSGLGTLFSGAYIGIDPGKKGKPTRDFTGLEVPPVVTTEVPGKHFNLIGQSLGSLDVGSPVYFRQIKVGQIVRYQLRDDNRLDLQIFIQSPHADRVRKNSVFWNSSGIDISLDPSGLEINTESMVSILLGGIAFDLPPGAPPGPPAAENVTFDLYPSRQKTTEKTFTKKNYYLLLFENSVRGLVPGAPVEFRGIKVGEVVDINIEFDPEKMKFRIPVLIYFEPERIKIKGGAFPAGWGAEELLEKGFRARLQSGSLITGRLFVDLDIDPMAKPAKLAEVDGYPVLPTVSGTIEEFTETMKRISEKIEKFPLEKIGSNLQETLKTLDQTLQEMQGLGRNLNTEVTPQINNTLVNLQKTLDDLQNSLGTDSALNYNANKAMDEFTTTMRSLRTLTESLERNPQSIIFGKENE; from the coding sequence ATGCCAGAAAACCATGACCTTACGCCCGTAGAAGAGCGGCTCCCCGAAGCCGAGGTCGAACGCAGAAAAGGGATCTCTCTAATCTGGATCGTGCCTCTGGTCGCTTTGGCTATCGGCGGATGGCTGGCCTACAAAGCCCTCAGCGAAAAGGGCCCTACGATATTTATCACCTTCAACTCGGCCGAAGGGCTTGAGGCGGGTAAGACCAAGATCCGTTATAAGGATGTCGAAGTCGGCCAGGTTGAGGAGATACGCCTGAGCCAAGATTTGACCCATGTGGTGGTAACCGCCAGCATGGTCAAGGAGGCTGAAGATTACCTGACCGAAAATGCGCACTTCTGGGTGGTCCGCGCCAGGGTGGCAGCTGGTGAGGTTTCCGGCCTGGGGACGCTTTTCTCCGGAGCTTATATTGGAATCGACCCTGGAAAAAAGGGGAAGCCTACCAGGGATTTTACCGGCCTGGAGGTACCTCCCGTGGTCACTACCGAGGTTCCCGGCAAGCATTTCAACCTTATCGGGCAAAGCCTCGGCTCCCTGGATGTCGGCTCTCCGGTATATTTCCGCCAGATCAAGGTGGGGCAAATAGTCCGTTATCAGCTGCGCGATGACAACAGGCTCGACCTGCAGATCTTCATCCAGTCCCCGCATGCGGATCGCGTCAGGAAGAATTCGGTTTTTTGGAACTCCAGCGGTATAGATATCTCCCTCGATCCCAGTGGCCTGGAGATCAATACCGAATCGATGGTCTCCATCCTCCTGGGTGGAATCGCCTTTGACCTGCCGCCCGGAGCGCCACCCGGGCCCCCCGCTGCGGAAAATGTCACTTTTGACCTGTATCCCAGCCGCCAGAAAACCACGGAAAAGACCTTTACAAAGAAAAATTATTACCTGCTCCTTTTCGAGAATAGCGTCAGGGGATTGGTGCCTGGAGCTCCGGTGGAATTCCGCGGTATCAAAGTCGGCGAGGTGGTCGATATAAATATTGAATTTGACCCTGAAAAAATGAAATTCAGGATTCCCGTGCTGATTTATTTCGAACCGGAGCGAATTAAAATCAAGGGTGGCGCCTTTCCCGCAGGGTGGGGGGCGGAAGAATTGCTGGAGAAGGGTTTCCGCGCGCGACTCCAAAGCGGCAGCCTGATCACAGGACGGCTTTTTGTCGATCTCGATATCGACCCCATGGCAAAACCGGCCAAGCTGGCTGAGGTAGATGGATACCCAGTTTTGCCGACGGTATCGGGCACCATCGAGGAATTTACCGAAACCATGAAACGAATATCGGAAAAAATCGAGAAATTCCCTCTGGAAAAAATCGGCAGCAACCTCCAGGAGACATTGAAAACCCTCGACCAAACCCTGCAGGAGATGCAGGGCCTCGGGCGCAACCTCAATACCGAGGTTACCCCCCAGATCAACAACACCCTGGTCAACCTGCAAAAAACCCTGGACGATCTGCAAAACAGCCTGGGTACGGATTCGGCGCTGAACTACAATGCCAACAAAGCCATGGACGAGTTCACCACGACCATGCGCTCGCTGCGCACGCTTACCGAGTCCCTGGAGCGCAATCCCCAATCCATCATCTTCGGCAAGGAAAACGAGTAA